A part of Astatotilapia calliptera chromosome 15, fAstCal1.2, whole genome shotgun sequence genomic DNA contains:
- the uhrf1 gene encoding E3 ubiquitin-protein ligase UHRF1, with the protein MWIQVRTMDGKETHRVDSLSKLTKVDELRLKIMEIFKVEPERQRLFYRGKQMEDGHTIFDYNVGLNDIVQLLVRQQLPPVDVVKSKDKEAELSDSDSGCGSTQSECDKSSTHGETEGQTAGTSAQTNAPELIDPGFGLYKINELVDARDLNMGAWFEAQIVNVTKTTKTPKEEAAEAEPAEDILYHVKYEDYAENGVIQLLAKDVRPRARTVYQWHQLEPGMVVMLNYNPDEPKERGYWYDAEIQRKRETRTQREIYAKIILGDAGDSLNDCRIMFVTEIYKIEEPGSLGDAPAGSESPLKRSNGPECKHCKDDPKKNCRWCNCHICGIKQDPDKQLLCDECDMAYHTYCLNPPLTTIPEDEDWYCPGCRNDVSEVVLAGEKLKESKKKAKMASASSSSQRDWGKGMACVGRTKQCTIVPSNHYGPIPGIPVGSLWKFRVQVSESGVHRPHVAGIHGRSNDGAYSLVLAGGYEDDVDDGNEFTYTGSGGRDLSGNKRTAEQSCDQTLTHMNRALALNCNIPVNDKNGAEAKNWKAGKPVRVVRSCKGRKHSKYCPEEGNRYDGIYKVVKYWPDKGKSGFLVWRYLLKRDDDEPAPWTREGKERIKKLGLTMQYPAGYQKEKENKNEVEEEATPSKAKRKRKSQGSESSKTPPAKTPKKVKVEMYKLSQEQKALIKNDKLNKKLWDEAMESLSLGPKFLNKVEEVFLCICCQEVVYQPVTTECQHNVCRECLQRSFKAEVYTCPACRHDLGKNYSMSVNKSLQDILNQFFPGYSNGR; encoded by the exons ATGTGGATTCAAGTCCGCACAATGGATGGGAAGGAAACCCATCGGGTGGATTCCCTGTCCAAACTCACCAAGGTGGACGAGCTGCGTCTCAAAATCATGGAGATCTTCAAGGTGGagccagagagacagagactctTCTACCGGGGCAAGCAG ATGGAAGATGGCCATACTATATTTGATTACAATGTAGGCCTAAATGATATAGTGCAGCTGCTTGTTAGGCAGCAGTTGCCCCCTGTTGATGTCGTCAAGAGCAAGGACAAAGAGGCAGAGCTCTCAGACTCTGATTCTGGCTGCGGCTCAACCCAGAGCGAGTGTGACAAGAGTTCGACTCATGGCGAGACAGAAGGTCAGACGGCGGGAACCTCTGCACAGACAAACGCCCCAGAACTCATCGACCCTGGATTTGGACTTTACAAG atCAATGAGCTGGTGGATGCAAGAGACTTGAACATGGGAGCATGGTTTGAGGCCCAGATTGTAAACGTTACCAAGACTACAAAGACGCCCAAAGAAGAGGCTGCAGAGGCAGAGCCAGCTGAGGATATACTGTACCATGTCAAATATGAAGA cTATGCAGAGAATGGTGTGATTCAGCTGCTGGCAAAGGACGTTCGGCCACGTGCTCGTACTGTGTACCAGTGGCACCAGCTGGAGCCAGGAATGGTTGTCATGCTTAACTACAACCCAGATGAGCCCAAGGAACGTGGCTACTGGTATGATGCTGAGATCCAGAGGAAGCGGGAGACGCGCACCCAGCGAGAGATCTATGCTAAGATTATCCTTGG cGATGCTGGTGACTCTCTTAATGACTGCCGCATCATGTTTGTCACTGAAATCTACAAAATTGAGGAGCCTGGCTCGTTGGGTGACGCCCCTGCTGGATCTGAGAGTCCACTAAAAA GATCAAATGGACCTGAGTGCAAGCACTGTAAAGATGATCCCAAAAAGAACTGTCGCTGGTGTAACTGCCACATCTGCGGCATCAAGCAGGATCCTGACAAACAGCTGCTGTGCGATGAATGCGACATGGCCTATCACACCTACTGTTTGAATCCTCCACTCACCACCATCCCTGAGGATGAGGACTG GTATTGCCCAGGTTGTCGTAATGATGTCAGTGAGGTTGTGCTGGCTGGAGAGAAGCTGAAGGAGAGCAAGAAGAAAGCTAAGATGGCTTCTGCTAGCTCCTCGAGCCAAAGGGACTGGGGCAAG GGTATGGCCTGTGTCGGTCGAACCAAACAGTGCACCATTGTTCCATCCAATCACTACGGCCCAATCCCTGGCATTCCTGTCGGTTCCCTATGGAAGTTCAGAGTCcag GTCAGTGAATCTGGTGTTCATAGGCCTCATGTAGCTGGAATTCATGGCAGGAGCAATGATGGTGCCTATTCTCTGGTCCTGGCAGGAGGCTATGAGGATGATGTG GATGATGGTAATGAGTTCACCTACACTGGCTCTGGTGGGCGAGATCTGTCTGGAAACAAGAGGACTGCGGAGCAATCATGCGATCAGACACTTACACACATGAACCG GGCGCTGGCTCTCAACTGCAACATCCCTGTCAATGACAAAAATGGAGCAGAAGCCAAAAACTGGAAGGCAGGCAAACCAGTTAGAGTAGTACGCAGCTGCAAGGGACGCAAGCACAGTAAATACTGCCCCGAGGAAGGGAACAGATACGATGGAATATATAAG GTGGTGAAGTACTGGCCAGACAAAGGAAAATCAGGCTTCTTGGTCTGGCGGTACCTGCTAAAGCGTGATGATGACGAACCAGCACCATGGACCAGAGAAGGCAAGGAACGTATCAAGAAACTGGGTCTCACCATGCAG TATCCTGCAGGCtatcagaaagagaaagagaacaaaaatgaaGTGGAAGAGGAGGCGACACCCAGCAAGGCtaaaaggaagagaaaatcTCAGGGCAGCG AATCCTCAAAGACCCCACCAGCCAAAACTCCTAAGAAAGTCAAGGTAGAGATGTACAAGCTGTCCCAGGAGCAAAAGGCACTCATCAAAAATGACAAGCTAAACAAGAAGCTGTGGGATGAAGCCATGGAGTCACTGTCACTTGGACCG aAATTCTTGAACAAAGTTGAAGAAGTTTTCCTCTGCATTTGCTGCCAAGAAGTGGTCTATCAGCCCGTCACCACAGAGTGCCAACACAATGTCTGCAGG gaaTGCCTTCAGCGGTCCTTCAAAGCAGAGGTGTACACCTGCCCGGCCTGCAGGCACGACCTGGGCAAGAACTACTCCATGTCGGTCAACAAATCCCTGCAAGACATTCTAAATCAGTTTTTCCCAGGGTACAGCAACGGGCGGTGA